ACGACGAGACGAGAGCAGAGCACCAGATATTCTATACTGCAGCGTGTACGAGTACGACGCGTAGGGCTCCAGGTCTCATCCCTTCCCTTTAAATCCGGAGAACTGCTACACCTACGACTAATTTCGTACGATGTACGTACGACAATGGTCAGCAGCCGGTCGATCGGTTGGATGGACGAGCGAGATCATGTCGTACGAAAATTGTACGCACTGTTCATCGTATGCACAGCAATTTCGTTAAATCCGTTCAAACTAGCGTGGGCGTCGCCGTGTCAGGCGGCCATATATAGCCCCTGTCGCCCGGCGTCATCTATATTCCCCTGCGTTCCATCGATCGTGGTATCGCCGCGGACGTGGCTCGCGACCATGATGACCATTAGCTGCAGGCTCGTGGCGGTCGCCGTGGcgctggcgctggcggcggcgcTCCTGTCGTCATCGCCACTGCGCGGCGACGTGCGGGCGGTGGTGGAGATACGCGACGTGGAGCTGATCCCcgtggacggcggcgccgcggggcCGGAGAGCGTGGCGTTCGGCGTGGGCGGCGAGGGCCCCTACGCGGGCGTGTCGGACGGGAGGGTCATCCGGTGGCTCCCGGAGGAGGGCCGCTGGGTCGagcactcctccgccgccgcgccagaGCTGTAAGCCTTCGCACCACCGTGTCTCCTTGCTTCTCCGATTCCATACTGCATCTGCATGGGTTGCATGATCCTCCTCAAAGTAGACGAATTAGCAGTTCAGTGAAGGTGCTTTGCGCGATCGATCAGTAGAGCAGTTAGTTCATTCCTTCGACTATAATTAACTCTCTGATTGATGGACGGCACGCCGCTCGCTCGGAAACCGACGTTGTACTACGTACTACTACGGCGACTGTGATTAATTAGAACCGCTGGTTAGCTAAATCGTTTGGTAATGGTGTCACGTCACAGTATGGCTGCTCCTGCTTTGCCGCGCTACCCGCCGGAGACAGAATTGTCGATGGCTCCACGCGCGGACAAGCGACCAAATGCTGCACTGTTGTTATCTTCTTCACCACAAGGCAAAAAGGCAATCACCGTCTGACGTAGCTACCCTCCCTGTCCTGTCTCTGACACCCGTGGCAAACTACCAATTGGATCCAGATTTTTCCCGGGGGGACTGACTGACTACTGACAGGACAGATAGATACTCCTACTATATCGTGGATCATATGCGAATTTTCTTTCAAAAATGGTGGTCAGAGGTGATTAAAGTAGATACACAGAGAATTGTACCTGCTGTGAATCCATTTCtaacaagaaaacaaaaacaaacgatCACATCCCTTGAAAATAGACACTTCTCCTGAATTGGGAAATATCTTCTGATAACAATAAAACAAAACCATATACACTGCTTTTAAGCAACATCTTGATCCGATCATGTCAGAAATTCAGATAGCTAGCGTACCCCCATAAATCATGACTGGTAGAACAACAAAGTACTACGTACTCCTATGTACCACGTGTGTAGTACTGTAGTCTGATACGTCGCATTCTGACGAGAATGTAGGGGACGAGCAACAGCGCGACAGCCTTTAATTTGCAGGTTAGTTGCAACTTGCAACCGTCAGAGAGGAACTTTTTTTTTGGTCAGAGAGGGACTACTACACGGATTAACTTTGACATCTTAACTACGATGATCTTCTCGGGATGATCATTTTTTTTCTGCTCCTAATGCAGCACTAAATTAAAGTTTATGGGCCTAGAGAAAGCGAAATAGTGCTGAGTATCAACATCATCCACATTTACCTAACATCAAGGCGAGATAGCTAACGCTAAGCATCTTTGACTTGACTAAAGCTGATCAATTGTGTGATGTGCAGATTGGATAGTTGCAGAGGATCCCAGGACCCGATGAAGGAGCACGAGTGTGGGCGCCCGCTGGGCCTCAAGTTCAACAACAAAACTGGGGAGTTGTACGTCGCAGATTCCTATTTTGGGCTGAGAGTGGTCAGCCCCGGGGATAACGTTTCAAGGCTGATTGGGCCTGGACAGCCTGGGAGACCCTATAGCTTCGCCAACGGCGTCGAGATCGACCAGGAAACTGGAGTTGTCTACTTCACCGAGACCAGCACGAGGTTCCAGAGAAGGTGACGCCATCCCCTTCAGTTCTTCTGCTTACTTTGGTGAAGTTTTAGGCATGATTTAAGTGCGTGAATATCGGCAAGAATCAGGACAAATTATCACATTCCAAACACACAAGCATCGTTATTTGTACTAGTACtagttactccctctgtaaactaatataagagcgtttagatcattaaagtagttatctaaacactcttatattagtttacagagggagtataaccTAACGAGTGAGGATTGTATTTCATTTGCAGGCAGTTCTTGAACATTGTCATATCCGGTGACGCCACTGGCAGATTGCTCAAATATGACCCTAACACCAACGAGGTTCAAGTCTTGGTCGACGGCCTGGCATTCCCCAACGGCCTTCTCATGAGTGAAGGCGGATCCCACCTTCTCCTCGCCGAGACCACAACCTGCATGATCCACCGATACTGGCTCAAGACACCCAAGGCCTCAACCCTCGAGGAACTCGTGCAGCTACCGGGCTTCCCAGACAACATCAAGGCGAGCCCGAGAGGCGGCTTCTGGGTCGGCCTCCATGGCAAGCGAGGTAAGATCGCCGAGTGGTCCACCTCTTTCCCGTGGTTGAGGAGGTTGGTCATGAAGCTGCCACCCCAGCGCGTGCAGCGTGTCATGGCGTTCCTGAGCCGGTTTGGAAGTCAGGTGATTGCGTTGAGGGTCAGCGAGGAGGGGAAGGTGTTGGAAGAGGTAATCGTGCACGACGCGGCGAGGAAGATGTTTGGATCCATCAGTGAACTGGAGGAAAGGGACGGGCGCTTGTGGATTGGCTCGGTTCATTTGCCTTTTCTTGGGCATTACTGCCTATAGATAGATTGAGTGATGATATACAGAGTGCAAAGAGGGTGTGTCGTGTTGTCTCGTTTAGTCATATAGAGGAAATTAGATATTACCGTATTAGGATACATTATTGTGTAGAAAAGGTATTGCCTAGACTTTAGTTTCTTTTTCAGTTTTTTGTAGTTGTGTCCCTTGTAGCTTCGATTTATTGGGAGTGACTAGCATATAATCTGTACATGtggtgcaaaaatagaaaaactATTCTAGGCCGTCAGATCAAACATTAATGGTGCGGATTATAGTGGAGGCATCTCATGCCACTAAATGTATATTTCATGGATAGTTAGATATAAGACATGAATTTTCTTGTTTTAAGTGTTTTGTCCTTAGTAAAGACTCGCATCGTCGATGCTTCATCTTGGCACATACTACCTCTGTAGTGATCTTGGCACACACTACGGAATTTgaaatttcaaataaaaatcagaaaatatgaacaaaaatttaaaaccaatttattttgaatttacGTGAACATATTTTGTGTTTGTGTAAAAAAATGAATACAGGATTATTTTCTAAATTCGAAACACATTTTGAAAGCACAAACATTATTTGAAAATGCAAAATTGTGGAAAGCACAAAAACTTGGCATGGTGGTTTGGAATGGTGATACAAGGCCCTAGAAAAAACCTGGTCCATTTAAACGATGTCGAAAAAGGTAATGTGAGACGGAACCAGCCGCCCAACCCAAACGCCCTACTCAAACTTTTTTCTGTTTAAATTCGTGAACATCTTCTTAAATTTGCAAACATTgttctcaaattcatgaactttcttTCATACCCAGGAACTCTTTTCAACTTTTACAAACATTTTTAAGAAGCCCGTAATTTAAAAAATAAATCATAAACATTCTTTTtcagaattgatgaactttttttgaatcggCGAATGCTTGGCCCGGCCCAACAGATACACGATGGAAGCGATACAGTCGCCCGGTTGGGCAAGGCTTGAgcgcatttttttctttttttttgtttttctttaatttcatttttatttttgaactttatTTTCTAAAAATGCACGCACACACACCCTACCATTATGAACACCTTCAAAAGAATGAGCGgcacatcgtcttgtgattgatgaAGTCGCCACATCACTAAAGGGtctgaaataaatctagaaaaatacGAGCATCGATCTTATGACTTCGACTCAGACGGGCCAGGGATACCACTATCCTCTTAACCATACAACCATAAGAGCGTCTCCAATGGATGGTGTAGATGTATAAATAACTACCTTTTACATCTCAGAGGCCTAAACACGCTGCTCCAACAAATGATGGATGTAAAAAAAATACATCCCCTCCCCAAGTGATTTAAAATACAACACTTGGAGATGCAACACCCAACCGCTCTTCATTTCACTTCCGCCTGCCCGCCCACCTCCGTCGGCGTGTCGCCGCGAGTGGAGCCCTCCGGCAGCCACGCGGTCGTCCAGAGGCCGTCTGCAGCCGTTGCCCACCTGCCATTTGCAGTCTGCAGCCGCCGCCCACACTCCGCCCCGCCGCCGACTGATTGCTTCCACCTCGCCTGCAACGTGTTCGAGCAAATTCCCCCAAGGTAAAAAATCATGCAAACTTGGACGTTTTTTTATCGGGCATGAAGATGTAGTTTGACGATGATTTCCGCATTGTAGGTGAGCTCGTGCGACTCCTGTTTCGTGGATGATTACTCATACGATGAGGAATTTGATTTGACCAAAGAAGAGGACATTACTATTCTAGTGGCGA
This window of the Triticum aestivum cultivar Chinese Spring chromosome 5D, IWGSC CS RefSeq v2.1, whole genome shotgun sequence genome carries:
- the LOC123120300 gene encoding protein STRICTOSIDINE SYNTHASE-LIKE 10 translates to MMTISCRLVAVAVALALAAALLSSSPLRGDVRAVVEIRDVELIPVDGGAAGPESVAFGVGGEGPYAGVSDGRVIRWLPEEGRWVEHSSAAAPELLDSCRGSQDPMKEHECGRPLGLKFNNKTGELYVADSYFGLRVVSPGDNVSRLIGPGQPGRPYSFANGVEIDQETGVVYFTETSTRFQRRQFLNIVISGDATGRLLKYDPNTNEVQVLVDGLAFPNGLLMSEGGSHLLLAETTTCMIHRYWLKTPKASTLEELVQLPGFPDNIKASPRGGFWVGLHGKRGKIAEWSTSFPWLRRLVMKLPPQRVQRVMAFLSRFGSQVIALRVSEEGKVLEEVIVHDAARKMFGSISELEERDGRLWIGSVHLPFLGHYCL